The following are from one region of the Falco biarmicus isolate bFalBia1 chromosome 1, bFalBia1.pri, whole genome shotgun sequence genome:
- the LOC130143870 gene encoding ADP-ribosyl cyclase/cyclic ADP-ribose hydrolase 1-like: MPFQQGSARTRQRTVLLVGIAVLLAALVLAVVLASVLTHGERELSPQMLKWKDRGTTRNLQEVILGRCYNYITARYPELGRDKDCLEIWESLKHAFIYKNPCNITSEDYQPLMELASHPIPCNKSLFWSKTSDLAHRYTKSNQNFLTLEDTLLGYMADRVSWCGDPSAPGINYESCPKRSECESNPSSVFWKMASKMFAEAACGVVQVMLNGSVEAGAFRSSSIFGSIEIFNLNPDKVSAVHIWLMHDIGGPQSESCSGHSIKRLKSILEERNFKITCEDNYRPVQLLQCVHNPDHSDCRLCTNATAAP; encoded by the exons ATGCCTTTCCAGCAGGGCTCTGCCCGGACGCGGCAGCGCACCGTCCTTCTGGTGGGGATCGCGGTCCTGCTGGCCGCCCTCGTCCTCGCCGTGGTGCTGGCCTCCGTCCTGACTCACGGGGAGCGAGAGCTCAGCCCCCAAATGCTGAAGTGGAAGGACAGAGGGACCACTAGGAACCTGCAGGAAGTCATCCTGGGAAGATGTTATAACTACATCACGGCACGGTACCCTGAACTGGG CAGAGATAAGGATTGCCTAGAAATATGGGAATCATTAAAACATGCGTTCATTTACAAGAACCCCTGTAATATTACATCAGAAGATTATCAGCCTTTAATGGAGTTAGCGAGTCATCCTATACCCTGTAACAAG TCACTGTTTTGGAGCAAGACAAGTGACCTCGCTCATCGTTATACAAAATCCAATCAAAATTTCCTTACCTTGGAGGACACCTTGTTGGGTTATATGGCTGATAGGGTTTCATGGTGTGGAGACCCCTCTGCCCCAG GAATCAACTATGAATCCTGTCCAAAACGAAGTGAATGTGAGAGCAATCCTAGCTCTGTGTTCTGGAAAATGGCATCCAAGATG tttgcagaagcagcatgtGGTGTGGTTCAGGTGATGCTCAATGGATCAGTAGAAGCTGGggctttcagaagcagcag CATTTTTGGAAGTATTGAGATCTTTAACCTAAATCCAGATAAAGTCTCTGCAGTACACATTTGGCTTATGCATGACATTGGTGGACCTCAAAG TGAATCCTGCTCAGGTCATTCCATAAAGAGGTTAAAAAGCATCTTAGAAGAGCGAAACTTTAAGATCACCTGTGAAGACAATTACAG GCCAGTTCAGCTCCTTCAGTGTGTGCATAATCCTGACCACTCAGACTGCAGACTTTGCACCAACGCCACGGCAGCTCCATGA